The following coding sequences lie in one Mycobacterium gordonae genomic window:
- a CDS encoding acyl-CoA dehydrogenase family protein: MSDLLYSDTEDALRDSVRQLFADRCPLESVTTCYDAPLQDFSAVWRTLAGELGVAGLLIPESLGGAGASAREAAVVMEEIGRAVAPVPFLSSAVLATVALVRAGESETVAALASGTVTAALVVPLSTAPWDAVTGIAHGANGLTGQVTSVAGAAEADVLVVPVAGSDGLELHTVSRDDAGVDVSPRLALDMTRPLADVRFSGAASTAVGAGAHAVAEALQTGAALLASEQLGVAQWCFGTTLAYVKERKQFGRAIGSYQAVKHRLSDVWFEVSSATSAARYAADTSARGDADAAIAASLAQAYCSGAAVHAAEECVQLHGGIGMTWEYPAHLFLKRAKSDQLALGTAYRHRSRLGELVDLPAT; this comes from the coding sequence ATGAGCGATCTGCTGTATTCCGATACCGAGGACGCACTGCGCGACAGCGTTCGGCAGCTGTTCGCCGACCGGTGCCCACTGGAATCGGTGACAACGTGCTATGACGCACCGCTGCAGGATTTTTCGGCGGTATGGCGCACGCTGGCCGGGGAATTGGGAGTTGCTGGTTTGTTGATCCCGGAGTCGCTCGGCGGGGCCGGCGCGAGCGCCCGCGAGGCCGCGGTCGTGATGGAGGAGATCGGGCGGGCCGTGGCGCCGGTGCCGTTCCTGTCCAGTGCCGTGCTCGCCACGGTCGCCCTGGTGCGCGCGGGTGAGTCCGAGACGGTGGCGGCGTTGGCCTCCGGCACAGTCACGGCGGCATTGGTGGTTCCACTGTCCACCGCGCCCTGGGATGCGGTGACCGGGATCGCTCACGGCGCGAACGGCTTGACTGGACAGGTAACCAGCGTGGCGGGCGCTGCTGAGGCCGACGTGCTGGTGGTCCCCGTCGCCGGATCGGACGGGCTTGAGCTCCATACCGTGTCGCGTGACGACGCCGGGGTCGACGTGTCGCCGAGACTGGCCCTGGACATGACCAGACCCCTTGCGGACGTGCGGTTCTCGGGGGCCGCTTCGACGGCCGTCGGTGCCGGCGCGCACGCGGTGGCGGAGGCATTGCAGACCGGCGCGGCATTGTTGGCCTCCGAGCAGCTCGGGGTGGCGCAGTGGTGCTTCGGCACCACCCTGGCATATGTCAAGGAGCGCAAGCAGTTCGGCCGCGCGATCGGTTCCTACCAGGCAGTCAAGCATCGACTGTCCGACGTGTGGTTCGAGGTCAGTTCGGCCACCTCCGCCGCCCGCTACGCCGCCGACACCAGCGCCCGCGGCGATGCGGATGCGGCCATCGCGGCTTCGCTCGCGCAGGCCTATTGCAGTGGGGCGGCGGTGCACGCCGCCGAGGAGTGCGTCCAACTGCACGGCGGCATCGGAATGACCTGGGAATATCCCGCGCACCTGTTCCTCAAGCGCGCCAAGAGTGACCAGTTGGCATTGGGTACCGCCTATCGGCACCGTTCCCGGCTGGGCGAGTTGGTCGATCTTCCGGCCACCTAG
- a CDS encoding acyl-CoA dehydrogenase family protein — protein sequence MTTEAELDALVRALLREHDPTTTPARDFLGAQYDAGLAWVHLPVGFGGLDLPRTAQERVNGQLAAAGAPVGGTVKNYIGMGMAAPTIMAFGTDEQKRKFLRPLFTGEQIYCQLFSEPGAGSDLAAAATRAVRDGSGSGDWIVNGQKVWTSQAQLAQMAILVARTNPDVPKHAGLTYFLCDMTQPGVEVRPLRQITGEAEFNEVFLTDVRVPDTNRLGPEGGGWRVATTTLNNERVAIGSRAGTPRESGHIGKVANAWRSDAALRNPAMHDELMRLWVDAEVLRLTGERVRQQAVSGQPGPEGAGMKIAFARIAQAISGFEIELHGEAGLRYDDWTMRRPETVDLIGREPGYRYLRARGNSIEGGTSEILRNTVSERVLGLPGEHRVDKSVAWKDLPR from the coding sequence GTGACCACCGAGGCTGAGTTGGACGCGCTGGTCCGGGCGCTGCTCAGGGAGCACGACCCGACCACCACCCCGGCGCGGGACTTTCTGGGCGCACAGTACGACGCGGGTCTGGCGTGGGTGCATCTGCCGGTCGGTTTCGGGGGGCTGGACCTTCCGCGGACTGCGCAGGAACGGGTCAACGGGCAGTTGGCCGCTGCCGGCGCGCCCGTCGGCGGCACCGTGAAGAACTACATCGGCATGGGCATGGCGGCGCCGACGATCATGGCGTTCGGGACCGACGAGCAAAAGCGAAAGTTCCTGCGTCCCTTGTTCACCGGCGAACAGATCTACTGCCAATTGTTCAGCGAACCCGGTGCCGGATCAGACCTGGCGGCCGCGGCCACCCGGGCCGTACGAGACGGTTCGGGCAGCGGGGACTGGATCGTCAACGGGCAGAAGGTGTGGACATCGCAAGCTCAGCTCGCGCAGATGGCGATCCTGGTGGCACGCACCAACCCGGATGTGCCCAAACACGCTGGGCTGACCTACTTTTTGTGTGACATGACGCAGCCAGGCGTCGAGGTCCGGCCGTTGCGCCAGATCACCGGTGAAGCGGAGTTCAACGAGGTATTCCTCACCGACGTCCGGGTGCCCGACACCAACCGGCTGGGTCCCGAGGGCGGCGGTTGGCGGGTGGCGACCACCACGCTGAACAACGAGCGGGTGGCGATTGGTTCGCGCGCCGGCACTCCGCGCGAGAGTGGCCACATCGGCAAGGTCGCCAATGCCTGGCGTAGCGATGCGGCACTGCGCAACCCGGCCATGCACGACGAGTTGATGCGGCTGTGGGTGGACGCGGAGGTGCTGCGCCTCACCGGTGAGCGGGTGCGCCAGCAGGCCGTGAGCGGTCAGCCCGGACCGGAGGGGGCGGGCATGAAGATCGCCTTTGCCCGCATCGCGCAAGCGATTTCGGGCTTCGAGATCGAGCTGCACGGTGAGGCGGGACTTCGCTATGACGACTGGACCATGCGCAGGCCCGAGACCGTCGACCTGATCGGCCGCGAGCCCGGCTACCGATACCTGCGTGCCAGAGGCAACTCGATCGAGGGCGGCACCTCGGAGATTCTGCGCAACACCGTTTCTGAACGGGTGCTGGGTCTGCCCGGCGAGCATCGGGTGGACAAGTCCGTCGCGTGGAAGGACCTGCCCCGATGA
- a CDS encoding alpha/beta fold hydrolase: MPADSLWMNLRQLLGVVLLALSLVCCASDDATPASCTTKLDGFSHRSATVDGVRVHYVIGGHGPTVVLLHGFPETWWTWRQVMPLLAAQHTVIAPDLRGVGDSSTGPAYDADSLADDMHALIQELGVTRTVMVGHDTGGWTAYAYARRYREEVSHLVLSGAVIPGFGFDPLLDFRLPVAGLPHLPFFMQPQIPELLISGREHEYFDRFIGSPTVQRSGAVDCYADSYARPGRLTAALGQYRALYVDADHNRQGAGAPLAMPTLAVSGSAVKRRSAPTVCV, translated from the coding sequence GTGCCGGCCGATTCCCTGTGGATGAACCTGCGTCAGCTCCTCGGTGTTGTTCTGCTGGCTCTCAGCCTGGTGTGTTGCGCGTCGGACGACGCAACGCCGGCTTCGTGCACCACCAAGCTTGACGGCTTCAGTCATCGCAGCGCCACGGTCGACGGGGTACGGGTGCACTACGTCATCGGTGGGCACGGGCCAACGGTGGTGCTGTTGCACGGGTTTCCGGAAACCTGGTGGACCTGGCGTCAGGTGATGCCGCTGCTGGCTGCGCAGCACACCGTCATCGCGCCGGATCTGAGGGGAGTCGGCGACTCCTCCACCGGGCCTGCCTACGACGCCGACAGCCTCGCCGATGACATGCACGCCCTCATCCAAGAACTCGGTGTAACCCGCACGGTGATGGTCGGCCACGATACCGGTGGGTGGACTGCCTACGCGTATGCGCGTCGGTACCGCGAGGAAGTCAGCCACCTGGTGCTGTCCGGGGCAGTCATCCCCGGCTTCGGGTTCGACCCCTTGCTCGATTTCCGCTTGCCAGTAGCGGGACTTCCGCATTTGCCGTTCTTCATGCAGCCGCAGATCCCCGAACTGCTCATCAGCGGCCGCGAACACGAGTACTTCGACCGCTTCATCGGCAGCCCCACGGTGCAACGCTCCGGCGCCGTCGACTGTTACGCGGACTCCTATGCCCGGCCGGGTCGCCTCACCGCGGCCCTGGGCCAGTACCGGGCGCTCTACGTCGACGCCGATCACAATCGGCAAGGCGCGGGCGCCCCGCTCGCGATGCCAACGCTGGCGGTCTCCGGGTCGGCGGTGAAACGGCGCTCAGCGCCAACAGTCTGCGTCTGA
- a CDS encoding thymidylate synthase produces the protein MPIATPYEDLLRQVLETGTAKSDRTGTGTRSLFGRQIRYDLSSGFPLLTTKKVHLKSVVYELLWFLRGDSNVSWLHEHGVTIWDEWASETGDLGPVYGVQWRSWPTPTGEHIDQISAALHLLRTDPDSRRIIVSAWNVGEIPRMALPPCHAFFQFYVADGRLSCQLYQRSADLFLGVPFNIASYALLTHMMAAQAGLDIGEFVWTGGDCHIYDNHVEQVELQLTRDPRPYPKLILAPRNSIFDYTYEDVVVQNYDPHPAIKAPVAV, from the coding sequence GTGCCGATTGCGACGCCGTACGAAGACCTACTGCGTCAGGTGCTCGAAACGGGCACGGCCAAATCCGACCGCACCGGCACCGGCACGCGCAGCCTGTTCGGCAGGCAGATCCGCTACGACCTGTCGTCCGGTTTTCCGCTGCTCACCACCAAGAAGGTGCACCTGAAGTCGGTGGTCTACGAACTCCTGTGGTTCCTGCGCGGCGACTCCAACGTCAGCTGGCTGCACGAGCACGGGGTCACGATCTGGGACGAATGGGCAAGCGAGACAGGCGATCTGGGCCCGGTCTACGGTGTGCAGTGGCGGTCCTGGCCCACCCCGACCGGTGAACACATCGACCAGATCAGCGCCGCCCTGCATCTGCTGCGCACCGATCCGGACTCGCGGCGCATCATCGTCTCGGCCTGGAACGTCGGCGAGATCCCGCGGATGGCGCTGCCGCCCTGCCACGCGTTCTTCCAGTTTTACGTCGCCGACGGCCGGCTGAGCTGCCAGCTCTATCAGCGCAGCGCCGACCTGTTCCTCGGAGTGCCGTTCAACATCGCCAGCTACGCGTTGCTCACGCACATGATGGCTGCCCAGGCCGGGCTGGACATCGGTGAGTTCGTCTGGACCGGTGGCGACTGTCACATCTACGACAACCACGTCGAACAGGTCGAGCTGCAACTCACCCGCGACCCCCGTCCGTACCCGAAACTGATTCTCGCCCCAAGAAATTCAATCTTCGACTACACGTACGAGGATGTCGTCGTACAGAATTACGACCCGCACCCGGCAATCAAGGCGCCTGTAGCTGTATGA
- a CDS encoding dihydrofolate reductase — translation MTGNEDVGLIWAQSTSGVIGRGGDIPWRVPEDLAHFKKITMGHTVVMGRRTWESLPENFRPLPGRRNIVLSQSGFTADGAEVVDSLDKALSDPDSWVIGGGQIYALALPHASRCEVTEVDIDLPRDDEDALAPVLDESWHGETGEWQVSRAGLRYRFHSYVRP, via the coding sequence ATGACGGGCAACGAAGACGTGGGCCTGATCTGGGCTCAGTCGACCTCTGGCGTGATCGGGCGCGGCGGCGACATACCGTGGCGAGTGCCGGAGGATCTGGCCCACTTCAAGAAGATCACCATGGGTCACACGGTCGTGATGGGCCGCCGCACCTGGGAATCGCTGCCGGAGAATTTCCGGCCACTGCCTGGTCGGCGAAACATCGTGCTCAGCCAGAGCGGCTTCACCGCTGACGGCGCCGAGGTGGTCGACTCGTTGGACAAAGCCCTGAGCGACCCGGATTCCTGGGTGATCGGTGGCGGCCAGATCTATGCGCTGGCATTACCGCACGCCAGCAGGTGTGAGGTCACCGAAGTCGATATCGACCTGCCGCGCGACGACGAGGACGCGCTGGCGCCGGTGCTCGACGAGTCGTGGCATGGTGAAACGGGGGAGTGGCAGGTCAGCCGCGCGGGGCTGCGCTACCGGTTTCACAGCTACGTTCGTCCGTGA
- a CDS encoding dienelactone hydrolase family protein, with product MPKITDTVTTPDGSCPVTLFTPDGTGPWPGAVMFPDAGGVRDTFDQMAAKLAGLGYAVLLPDVYYREGDWAPFDMATAFSDPNERARIMFMLGTVTPDRITRDATALFDYLAERPEVRGERFGVCGYCMGGRISVLLAGRLPQRVAAAASFHGGGLVTDNEHSPHLLADKMNALVYVGGAENDPSFTADQAEQLDKALTAAGVRHTIEWYQAGHGFAVPDNPPYDAAAAERHWAAMTETFAAAL from the coding sequence ATGCCGAAGATCACCGACACCGTCACCACACCCGACGGCAGCTGTCCCGTCACCCTGTTCACACCCGACGGCACCGGCCCCTGGCCCGGCGCGGTGATGTTCCCCGACGCCGGCGGCGTGCGGGACACTTTTGATCAGATGGCGGCCAAACTGGCCGGACTCGGTTACGCCGTGTTGCTTCCCGACGTGTACTACCGCGAGGGCGATTGGGCGCCGTTCGACATGGCTACGGCGTTCAGCGACCCCAACGAACGGGCCCGGATCATGTTCATGCTCGGCACCGTGACGCCGGACCGGATCACCCGCGACGCCACCGCATTGTTCGACTATCTGGCCGAACGCCCCGAGGTCCGCGGCGAGCGCTTCGGCGTGTGCGGCTATTGCATGGGCGGACGCATCTCGGTGCTGCTGGCCGGGCGCCTTCCGCAGCGGGTCGCGGCGGCGGCGTCCTTCCATGGCGGCGGCCTGGTGACCGACAACGAGCACAGCCCCCACCTGCTGGCCGACAAGATGAACGCCCTGGTGTACGTGGGCGGCGCCGAGAACGATCCGTCGTTTACCGCCGATCAGGCGGAGCAACTCGACAAGGCACTGACCGCAGCGGGCGTGCGGCACACGATCGAGTGGTATCAGGCCGGGCACGGGTTCGCGGTCCCGGACAACCCGCCGTACGACGCCGCCGCCGCCGAACGCCACTGGGCTGCCATGACGGAGACTTTCGCCGCGGCGCTTTGA